One genomic window of Quercus lobata isolate SW786 chromosome 9, ValleyOak3.0 Primary Assembly, whole genome shotgun sequence includes the following:
- the LOC115959541 gene encoding thaumatin-like protein 1 — MPMMTSWVFPTCFLVMSFFFSCSSCTFTITNNCPNTIWPGTLAGAGTPQLPSTGFRLDSGQSVSIPTIPGWSGRLWARTGCTFDESGAGTCQTGDCGGRLECDGMGATPPASLFEITLGTGNGLDFYDVSLVDGYNIPLIAAPRGASGACNATGCAANINMGCPKELQVVGGEEEGGVVACRSACGAFGLDQYCCSGEFANPTTCQPSSYSTIFKSACPRAYSYAFDDGTSTFTCKANEYAIVFCPSVNGVKKSDDPVVPIEEPSNGEVVSKVSSSNIHLPLPMPILLFILNLFF, encoded by the exons ATGCCAATGATGACATCCTGGGTGTTCCCTACTTGCTTTCTTGtcatgtctttctttttctcttgctCATCTTGCACATTCACAATAACAAACAACTGCCCCAACACCATATGGCCTGGAACCCTTGCGGGTGCTGGGACACCTCAACTACCATCAACTGGATTCCGGTTAGACTCAGGCCAAAGTGTCAGCATTCCAACTATTCCAGGATGGTCAGGACGACTATGGGCAAGGACCGGGTGCACATTTGACGAGTCAGGAGCTGGAACATGTCAAACAGGGGACTGTGGAGGAAGGCTGGAATGTGATGGCATGGGTGCCACTCCACCTGCATCCCTCTTTGAGATAACCCTCGGAACAGGCAATGGGTTAGATTTTTATGATGTCAGCCTTGTAGATGGCTACAATATACCGCTTATTGCCGCACCAAGGGGGGCGTCTGGAGCATGCAATGCCACAGGCTGCGCTGCAAATATCAACATGG GTTGCCCAAAGGAGCTTCAAGTAGTTGGTGGAGAAGAGGAAGGAGGGGTGGTTGCATGTAGGAGTGCATGTGGGGCATTTGGCTTGGACCAGTACTGCTGCAGTGGTGAGTTTGCGAACCCAACGACATGCCAACCCtcctcttattcaaccatctttaAGAGCGCTTGTCCAAGGGCTTATAGCTATGCTTTTGATGATGGCACAAGCACTTTTACATGCAAGGCTAATGAATATGCCATTGTTTTCTGCCCTAGCGTTAATGG AGTGAAAAAATCTGATGATCCCGTAGTTCCAATTGAAGAGCCGAGCAACGGGGAGGTAGTGAGCAAAGTTTCTTCCTCGAACATCCACCTACCCCTTCCAATGCCAATCCTTCTATTCATCTTAAACTTATTCTTCTGA
- the LOC115959542 gene encoding uncharacterized protein LOC115959542, with protein sequence MEVCGKSTVVAGPANVIFLSTILGRDGPTAVHKCDWKCENERVCGNMYRCKLTGLTHICDKNCNQRILYDNHSSLCRASGQIFPLTPVEEQAVRGIRRKLEPENSPTDGYACKRRRDAQLHPSPFERSFSAVSPICSQVGDGMDMS encoded by the coding sequence ATGGAGGTGTGTGGCAAATCCACGGTGGTAGCAGGGCCTGCAAACGTTATTTTTCTGTCAACTATACTAGGCCGAGATGGGCCGACTGCTGTTCACAAATGCGACTGGAAATGTGAAAATGAGCGTGTTTGTGGAAATATGTACCGCTGCAAACTAACAGGACTGACTCACATATGTGACAAAAACTGTAACCAGAGAATTCTATATGATAACCATAGCTCCCTTTGCAGAGCTAGCGGGCAAATTTTCCCCCTTACACCAGTGGAGGAACAGGCTGTGAGAGGCATCCGGAGGAAGCTTGAGCCAGAGAATTCCCCTACTGATGGCTATGCCTGTAAGCGCAGACGGGATGCACAGCTTCATCCTTCTCCTTTTGAGAGGTCCTTCTCAGCTGTCAGTCCTATCTGCAGCCAAGTTGGAGATGGCATGGATATGAGCTAG